Proteins encoded within one genomic window of Trichoderma asperellum chromosome 2, complete sequence:
- a CDS encoding uncharacterized protein (SECRETED:SignalP(1-19)~TransMembrane:4 (n3-14c19/20o176-201i208-227o261-279i291-311o)) has translation MRIFQSILPLCLLFAGGFAKKDRYEEFHQLSQRSSPLKLNDATYTSLTAAPRNHSVAVLLTALETRFGCQLCQEFAPEWEILGRSWIRGDKAGESRLIFGTLDFADGRETFISLGLQTAPVLLLFNPTIGPHAAASPEPVRYDFTAGPSAAEQVHSWLSRQLPNRPHPPVQRPFNWLRWASTVTIVLGVGTALASASSYVLPIIQNRNIWASISLIAILLFISGHMFNHIRKVPYIVGDGHGGVSYIAGGFQNQLGLETQIVAAIYGVLSFCAITLAVKVPRMADSKTQQVAVVVWSVILFLVYSFLLSVFRVKNSGYPFSLPPFM, from the exons ATGCGTATCTTCCAGTCAATTCTTCCTCTGTGCCTGCTATTTGCTGGGGGCTTTGCGAAGAAGGATCGATATGAGGAATTTCATCAGCTTTCTCAACGCTCCTCGCCTTTGAAGCTGAATGATGCCACATATACTTCTTTGACGGCCGCTCCAAGAAATCATAGCGTGGCTGTCCTCCTTACTGCTTTGGAAACCAGGTTCGGCTGCCAGCTTTGCCAAGAGTTTGCGCCTGAATGGGAGATTCTTGGACGAAGTTGGATTCGAGGCGATAAAGCTGGCGAGTCGCGACTCATCTTTGGTACACTGGATTTCGCTGATGGTCGAGAGACTTTCATTTCG CTTGGCCTCCAAACCGCCCCGGTGCTCCTCCTCTTTAACCCGACTATTGGACCTCATGCCGCTGCCTCCCCAGAGCCTGTTCGATACGACTTTACGGCAGG GCCTTCAGCAGCTGAGCAAGTTCATTCCTGGCTATCTCGGCAGCTTCCCAACAGGCCACACCCGCCTGTGCAACGACCCTTCAACTGGCTTCGATGGGCCTCCACCGTGACTATTGTCCTCGGCGTTGGCACTGCGTTAGCAAGTGCATCTTCCTATGTGCTGCCCATCATCCAAAACCGCAATATTTGGGCCTCCATCAGCCTGATCGCtattctcctcttcattaGTGGCCATATGTTCAACCATATTCGGAAAGTTCCTTATATTGTTGGAgatggccatggcggcgTTAGCTATATTGCAGGAGGCTTCCAAAACCAACTTGGATTAGAAACACAAATCGTGGCTGCTATCT ACGGTGTGCTCTCATTCTGTGCCATTACCTTAGCCGTCAAAGTTCCTCGCATGGCCGATTCCAAGACTCAGCAGGTCGCGGTTGTCGTTTGGAGCGTTATACTATTCCTCGTATACAGCTTCCTCCTAAGCGTCTTCCGCGTCAAGAACTCTGGCTACCCATTCTCTTTGCCTCCTTTCATGTAA